One Leptospira kirschneri serovar Cynopteri str. 3522 CT DNA segment encodes these proteins:
- the gltB gene encoding glutamate synthase large subunit: MNDLKEQLQLQKYLEENGLYENSFEHDNCGVGFVASYQGENSHRIVSMGLKAVACLTHRGAVDADMVTGDGAGIMIQIPKKLFATYIEEMGHRRPDEDSIGVGMIFLPREDIDKQDMCRSLVESALMEFNFKLYAWRYVPVNPEVLGPKANQSRPQIEQVLIGKPEGMSNEDFETKLFLIQKKLMRDADRHSLAGDLYICSLSSERIVFKGLFNGNQVSQFYDDLNSEEMVSPYCIFHQRYSTNTFPSWALAQPFRILAHNGEINTIAGNRIWMLAREEELECKKWGEYQKEIHPIIRPHMSDSASLDNAMEAIVRSGKDVLQAKAMLVPNAWSKNLTMSEELKSFYEYNNTLIEPWDGPAALAFAEGDWIGGALDRNGLRPARYAVTEDGLLVMGSEAGLVQVDEELVTKKGRLGPGEMIGINLKERKLYYNEDINSLFEKKYDYREWSKENVSYLNQDLDSSINETITYKGDDLRRRQILFAYSPFKQKSVIKPQAHQGKEAISSMGDDTPLSILMLSRIGLYTYFRQRFAQVTNPPIDYMREKGVTSLYTRLVKKMNLFGDEKPQNCLVLSHPYLTNLDLKRIREMEGKPYKILTLDATFEAHLETETSQNRNYLETALEALLEQALKAATSGTNILILSDKELSKERAPIPMELAVAAVHNHLIRNKTRSAVSILVETGSAFEIHNVAVLLGYGASGVNSYLIWDTLFDLWEKGEFDGEDGTRPEFHKICGNYRYGVDDGLLKIMSKMGISILSSYVGGQVFEAIGLSRTLVSKYFPGTYSRISGIGIWGIEQNILRNHEQAFYKEINPEDFISEKDDQPHRWSPRVVKFLRKAAVDNDYEAFKEATKILKESDPINIRDLFDFVAKKPIPIEEVETVTEIQKRFLTPGMSHGALSIEAHTDLAIAMNRLGAKSSSGEGGENPSRYVVNEKGDLANSSIKQIASGRFGVTSEYLNSATEIEIKIAQGAKPGEGGQLPGKKNNEEIATNRHTPMGIDLISPPPHHDIYSIEDLSQLIYDLKMANHKAQVSVKLVSEAGVGTIAAGVAKANADVILISGHVGGTGAAPITSIKYAGSPWELGLSETHQVLVMNGLRDRVVLRTDGGIVSGRDVIIAACLGAEEYGVGAASLVALGCIMARKCHLNNCPTGIATQDIKFRAKYKGSPDQLVNLFTCLALEVREYLAELGFRSIDEIIGRTDLLKQITRYERDRLDSLDLNPILVRLPLFYDPTKQKKDRSIRKEPVGEVLDDRIIKDAEKALEGKSSMALSYLVRNTNRTVGAKISGLIARKYGSKGLPGKLEIILEGTAGQSLGAWLVKGVQITLHGDANDYVGKGLCGGVIVIKKHRKSKFKAYENTIIGNTCLYGATSGKLFCSGRAGERFGVRNSGAEAVVGGAGDHFLEYMTSGTIVCLGSVGKNMGAGMTGGTAYFFQKGWDIEPLLNKEYVKTVDLENGDYEVIQNLISEHSKLTGSDLSEGILKDFETNKSYFVKVVPK; encoded by the coding sequence ATGAACGATCTAAAAGAACAATTACAACTTCAAAAGTATCTGGAAGAAAATGGACTCTATGAGAACTCATTCGAACATGATAACTGTGGAGTGGGATTTGTTGCTTCCTATCAGGGAGAAAATAGTCATAGAATCGTATCTATGGGGCTTAAGGCTGTAGCCTGTCTGACACATAGAGGTGCAGTAGATGCGGATATGGTAACCGGGGACGGAGCCGGTATTATGATCCAGATTCCCAAAAAGTTATTTGCCACTTACATCGAAGAGATGGGTCACAGAAGACCTGATGAAGATTCCATCGGAGTAGGAATGATTTTTCTTCCTCGAGAAGACATAGATAAACAAGATATGTGTCGTAGTCTCGTAGAGTCCGCACTCATGGAATTTAACTTTAAACTTTATGCATGGAGATACGTTCCAGTAAATCCGGAAGTACTAGGACCTAAAGCAAATCAGTCCAGACCTCAGATCGAACAGGTTTTAATAGGCAAACCGGAAGGGATGTCAAACGAAGACTTCGAAACCAAACTATTTCTAATTCAGAAAAAATTAATGAGAGACGCAGATCGTCACTCACTTGCAGGGGATCTTTATATCTGTTCTCTTTCGTCAGAAAGAATCGTTTTTAAAGGACTATTCAACGGAAATCAAGTTTCCCAGTTTTACGATGATCTGAATTCGGAAGAGATGGTTTCTCCCTATTGTATCTTTCACCAAAGATACTCAACAAATACGTTTCCTTCTTGGGCTTTAGCACAACCGTTTAGAATTTTAGCTCACAACGGTGAAATCAATACGATCGCCGGAAATAGGATCTGGATGCTGGCACGCGAGGAAGAACTAGAATGTAAAAAATGGGGTGAGTACCAAAAAGAAATTCATCCGATCATTCGCCCTCACATGAGCGATTCTGCAAGTTTGGACAACGCGATGGAAGCGATTGTTCGTTCTGGTAAGGATGTTCTACAAGCAAAAGCGATGCTCGTTCCAAATGCTTGGTCTAAAAACCTGACCATGTCGGAAGAGTTGAAAAGTTTTTACGAATATAATAATACTCTAATAGAACCATGGGACGGGCCTGCGGCGCTTGCGTTTGCGGAAGGGGATTGGATCGGGGGCGCTTTAGATAGAAACGGACTTCGTCCTGCACGTTATGCGGTTACGGAAGACGGTCTTTTGGTCATGGGCTCGGAAGCCGGACTTGTTCAAGTAGACGAAGAACTCGTGACTAAAAAAGGACGTCTTGGTCCCGGAGAAATGATAGGAATCAATTTAAAAGAGAGAAAACTTTATTATAACGAAGATATTAACTCTCTTTTTGAAAAGAAATACGATTACAGAGAATGGTCTAAAGAGAACGTATCTTATCTCAATCAAGACTTAGATTCTTCCATCAATGAAACGATCACTTACAAAGGTGACGATCTAAGAAGAAGACAGATCTTATTTGCTTATTCTCCATTTAAACAAAAATCGGTGATCAAACCACAGGCGCATCAGGGAAAAGAAGCGATTAGTTCTATGGGAGACGATACTCCACTTTCGATTTTGATGCTTTCTAGAATTGGTCTTTATACTTATTTCCGTCAGAGATTTGCTCAGGTGACCAATCCTCCGATCGATTATATGAGGGAAAAAGGTGTAACTTCTCTTTACACTCGTCTTGTAAAAAAGATGAATTTGTTCGGAGACGAAAAACCTCAGAACTGTTTGGTGCTTTCTCATCCTTATCTTACCAATTTGGATTTAAAAAGAATCCGAGAAATGGAAGGAAAACCATATAAAATTTTAACGTTAGACGCCACATTTGAGGCGCATCTGGAAACGGAGACAAGCCAAAACAGGAATTATTTAGAAACCGCTTTAGAGGCGCTTTTGGAGCAGGCTCTTAAGGCTGCTACTTCCGGAACGAATATTTTGATTCTTTCCGACAAAGAACTTTCGAAAGAAAGGGCACCTATTCCGATGGAACTTGCGGTGGCGGCGGTTCATAATCATCTGATTAGAAATAAAACTCGTTCTGCAGTTTCTATTTTGGTCGAGACCGGATCTGCATTCGAAATTCATAATGTAGCAGTGTTGTTAGGTTACGGAGCTTCCGGGGTTAACAGCTATTTGATTTGGGACACGTTATTTGATCTTTGGGAAAAGGGAGAATTTGACGGAGAAGATGGAACTCGTCCGGAATTTCATAAGATCTGCGGAAATTATCGTTATGGTGTAGACGATGGGCTTCTCAAAATCATGTCTAAAATGGGAATTTCCATTTTATCTTCTTACGTAGGAGGTCAGGTTTTTGAAGCGATTGGTCTTTCTAGAACTCTTGTTTCCAAATATTTCCCAGGAACGTATTCCAGAATTTCTGGAATTGGGATCTGGGGAATCGAACAAAATATTCTCCGAAACCACGAACAAGCTTTTTACAAAGAAATTAATCCGGAAGATTTCATTTCCGAGAAGGACGATCAACCTCACCGTTGGTCTCCTAGAGTTGTTAAGTTTTTAAGAAAGGCCGCAGTCGATAACGATTATGAAGCTTTCAAAGAAGCCACTAAAATTTTGAAAGAAAGTGATCCCATTAACATAAGAGATTTATTCGACTTCGTAGCTAAAAAACCGATTCCGATTGAAGAAGTGGAAACCGTTACTGAAATTCAAAAACGGTTTTTAACTCCTGGAATGTCTCATGGTGCGCTTTCTATTGAAGCTCATACGGATCTTGCGATCGCTATGAATCGGTTAGGTGCTAAGTCTTCTTCGGGAGAAGGTGGGGAAAATCCTTCTCGTTATGTTGTGAACGAAAAAGGGGATCTTGCTAATTCTTCCATTAAACAGATCGCTTCGGGTAGATTTGGCGTAACTTCCGAATATTTGAATTCCGCGACTGAAATAGAAATTAAAATCGCTCAAGGCGCAAAACCGGGAGAAGGTGGTCAGCTTCCCGGTAAAAAGAATAACGAGGAAATTGCAACGAACCGTCATACTCCGATGGGGATCGATCTGATTTCTCCTCCTCCTCACCATGATATTTATTCGATCGAGGATTTATCTCAGTTGATTTATGACTTGAAGATGGCCAATCATAAGGCGCAGGTTTCGGTCAAACTGGTTTCTGAAGCGGGAGTAGGTACGATCGCGGCAGGTGTTGCCAAAGCGAACGCGGATGTAATTCTTATTTCTGGTCATGTAGGAGGAACGGGGGCGGCTCCGATCACATCGATCAAATATGCTGGTTCTCCTTGGGAGTTAGGTCTTTCCGAAACACATCAAGTTTTAGTAATGAATGGTCTGAGAGATAGAGTCGTTCTCCGAACAGACGGTGGGATTGTCTCTGGAAGAGACGTGATCATTGCGGCTTGTTTGGGGGCGGAAGAATACGGGGTCGGAGCTGCGTCCCTTGTCGCATTGGGTTGTATCATGGCTAGAAAATGCCATTTGAACAATTGTCCTACGGGGATTGCGACCCAGGACATCAAATTTCGTGCAAAATACAAAGGATCTCCGGATCAGCTTGTAAATCTATTCACTTGTCTTGCGTTGGAAGTAAGAGAGTATCTTGCGGAACTCGGATTTAGATCTATCGATGAGATCATTGGAAGAACCGATTTATTAAAACAAATTACACGTTATGAAAGGGATCGTTTGGATTCTCTTGATCTCAATCCGATTTTGGTCCGTTTACCTTTGTTTTATGACCCTACAAAACAGAAAAAAGATAGATCCATTCGTAAAGAGCCGGTCGGAGAAGTTCTGGACGATCGTATCATCAAGGACGCAGAAAAAGCACTCGAAGGAAAATCTTCTATGGCTCTTTCATACTTGGTGCGTAATACGAATAGAACCGTGGGGGCAAAGATTTCCGGTCTGATTGCTAGAAAATACGGATCGAAAGGTCTGCCTGGAAAGTTAGAAATCATTTTGGAAGGGACCGCAGGACAATCCTTAGGGGCTTGGCTTGTTAAAGGAGTTCAGATCACCTTACACGGAGATGCGAACGATTACGTTGGTAAAGGTCTTTGTGGTGGTGTGATCGTAATCAAAAAACATCGTAAGTCTAAGTTCAAAGCGTATGAAAATACGATCATAGGGAACACCTGTCTTTATGGTGCAACTTCGGGAAAACTTTTTTGTTCTGGAAGAGCCGGGGAACGTTTTGGAGTTCGTAACTCCGGAGCCGAGGCGGTTGTAGGTGGAGCAGGAGATCATTTTCTTGAATACATGACCAGTGGAACCATCGTATGTCTTGGAAGCGTAGGAAAAAACATGGGAGCTGGTATGACCGGAGGGACTGCGTATTTCTTTCAAAAAGGATGGGACATTGAGCCTCTTTTGAACAAGGAATATGTGAAAACTGTGGATCTAGAAAATGGAGATTATGAAGTGATTCAAAATCTAATTTCTGAACATTCTAAATTGACCGGTTCCGACCTTTCTGAAGGAATTTTAAAGGATTTTGAAACGAACAAAAGTTATTTCGTAAAAGTTGTTCCGAAG